The following are encoded together in the Zygosaccharomyces rouxii strain CBS732 chromosome C complete sequence genome:
- the TAH18 gene encoding NAPDH-dependent diflavin reductase (similar to uniprot|Q12181 Saccharomyces cerevisiae YPR048W TAH18 Protein with a potential role in DNA replication displays synthetic lethal genetic interaction with the pol3-13 allele of POL3 which encodes DNA polymerase delta), translating to MAVSRTSKKIAILYGSETGNSHDFAQILSFKLHRLHFTHTLSSLADYTPQDILSCRYLFIICSTTGQGELPRNVSERSHGSDRHNTIWSFLKKRNLPNDFLNHVSVAFLGLGDSSYPKFNYAIRMLHKRIVNQLGARELFDRLEADELSMEGSNKGTGTGIETVYFEYEKRILKFLTESFPHRKVDGQVLERQEIPEDVYLEPPSFLKLGSNEIESNEVMFEGDESVRRGKVVKNERITAQDHFQDVRQFVFSMEFEEKYYSADTVSIYPCNNDNSVNRFLELQPRWAEIADKPLEFTAGVPNELKDGGLVRPLTLRNLLKYHCDIASIPRTSFFMKVWAFATDVSRLEEGEEQLQQQREKLHQFATDQDMQDLYDYCNKPRRSILEVLQDFLSIDLPWKYALDYLPLIKPRYFSISSGPCDPNVELTIAIVKYRTMLRKIREGLCTNYLTSLVENDEIRYKVQNKNSFKKDEIRGKPAILVSPGVGLAPMMSVIRSNMFSDIHLFFGNRYMNSDFLYREQLESWNQQGKILLHTCFSRDRENSPNLKYVQDILWEMGETIFDLMVNKNAVLFLCGSSGKMPVQVRITLIEIIKKWGHFKNDEEAQSYLKKMEKENRYLQETW from the coding sequence ATGGCAGTTAGCAGGACTTCCAAGAAAATAGCTATCTTATATGGATCAGAAACTGGTAATTCGCATGATTTCGCTCAGATATTGTCTTTTAAACTACATCGATTGCATTTTACCCATACTTTAAGCTCACTAGCGGATTATACACCACAAGACATTTTAAGCTGCCGATATCTCTTCATAATATGTTCTACAACAGGTCAAGGTGAACTACCAAGAAATGTTAGCGAAAGATCTCACGGTAGTGATAGACACAATACTATTTGgtcatttttaaaaaagCGAAACTTACCCAATGATTTTTTAAACCACGTTAGCGTTGCATTTTTGGGACTAGGTGATTCTTCATATCCGAAATTTAATTATGCTATTAGAATGCTGCACAAGAGGATCGTCAACCAATTGGGCGCTAGAGAGTTATTTGATCGTTTAGAGGCTGATGAGTTGTCCATGGAAGGAAGTAACAAGGGAACAGGGACAGGTATAGAAACGGTTTACTTCGAATatgaaaagagaattttgaaatttttaacagAAAGTTTCCCTCACAGAAAAGTTGATGGCCAAGTTTTGGAACGCCAGGAGATCCCCGAGGATGTCTACTTAGAGCCTCCTTCCTTCTTAAAATTGGGTTCAAATGAGATCGAGAGTAATGAGGTGATGTTTGAGGGTGATGAATCTGTAAGGAGAGGGAAAGttgttaaaaatgaaaggaTAACGGCACAGGATCATTTCCAGGATGTAAGGCAGTTTGTGTTTAGCatggaatttgaagaaaaatacTATTCTGCCGATACCGTATCAATATATCCTtgtaataatgataactCCGTAAACAGGTTCCTGGAATTACAACCTCGTTGGGCAGAAATCGCTGATAAACCATTAGAATTTACTGCAGGTGTACctaatgaattgaaagacGGTGGATTGGTGCGACCTTTGactttgagaaatttgCTAAAGTATCATTGCGATATTGCGAGTATACCAAGAACAAGCTTCTTTATGAAAGTATGGGCGTTTGCAACGGATGTGAGTAGATTAGAGGAAGGCGAGGAACAGTTGCAACAACAGCGTGAGAAATTGCATCAATTTGCCACAGATCAAGATATGCAAGATTTGTACGATTATTGCAATAAGCCCAGAAGATCCATTCTAGAAGTTTTGCAGGATTTTCTTTCCATAGATTTGCCCTGGAAATATGCACTAGACTATCTACCACTCATCAAGCCCAGATACTTTTCCATTTCCAGTGGTCCTTGCGATCCCAACGTAGAACTGACCATAGCCATTGTCAAATATAGAACCATGCTTAGAAAGATTAGAGAAGGCCTTTGCACTAATTACCTGACAAGTTTGgtggaaaatgatgaaattagatACAAAGTGCAAAATAAAAACTCTTTCAAGAAGGATGAGATCCGGGGCAAACCAGCAATTCTCGTCAGTCCTGGTGTCGGTTTGGCTCCTATGATGTCAGTGATTCGTTCAAACATGTTCTCAGATATTCATCTGTTTTTTGGTAATAGGTACATGAATAGTGATTTCTTGTACCGAGAGCAATTAGAGAGCTGGAATCAGCAGGGTAAGATCCTTTTGCACACTTGTTTCTCAAGAGATCGGGAAAACTCACCTAATCTTAAATACGTTCAAGATATCTTATGGGAAATGGGTGAAActatttttgatttaatgGTTAACAAAAATGCCGTTTTGTTCCTGTGTGGTAGTTCAGGAAAAATGCCCGTGCAAGTTAGAATAACTTTGATAGAAATAATAAAGAAGTGGGGGCActttaaaaatgatgaagaggcACAAAGCTACctgaaaaagatggaaaaAGAGAATAGGTATTTGCAAGAGACTTGGTAA